One part of the Anser cygnoides isolate HZ-2024a breed goose chromosome 9, Taihu_goose_T2T_genome, whole genome shotgun sequence genome encodes these proteins:
- the WDR33 gene encoding pre-mRNA 3' end processing protein WDR33 isoform X4, protein MSKETCKSSRNKIAMATEIGSPPRFFHMPRFQHQAPRQLFYKRPDFAQQQAMQQLTFDGKRMRKAVNRKTIDYNPSVIKYLENRVWQRDQRDMRAIQPDAGYYNDLVPPIGMLNNPMNAVTTKFVRTSTNKVKCPVFVVRWTPEGRRLVTGASSGEFTLWNGLTFNFETILQAHDSPVRAMTWSHNDMWMLTADHGGYVKYWQSNMNNVKMFQAHKEAIREASFSPTDNKFATCSDDGTVRIWDFLRCHEERILRGFIAKNPW, encoded by the exons ATGAGCAAGGAGACCTGCAAG tcttccagAAACAAGATAGCCATGGCCACAGAAATTGGCTCCCCGCCCCGATTTTTCCATATGCCGAGGTTCCAGCACCAGGCGCCTCGGCAGTTGTTCTACAAAAGACCTGATTTTGCACAGCAGCAAGCAATGCAACAGCTTACTTTTGATGGAAAACGAATGCGAAAAGCTGTGAACCGAAAGACTATAGACTACAATCCCtctgtaattaaatatttggag aatAGAGTATGGCAGAGAGACCAGCGAGATATGCGAGCAATCCAGCCTGATGCAGGATATTATAATGAT tTGGTCCCTCCCATAGGAATGCTGAACAACCCTATGAATGCTGTAACAACAAAATTTGTTCGGACATCTACTAATAAAGTAAAATGCCCAGTATTTGTTGTCAGG TGGACTCCTGAGGGGAGACGCTTGGTTACTGGTGCATCTAGTGGAGAGTTCACATTGTGGAATGGACTGACTTTCAATTTTGAAACAATATTACAG GCTCACGACAGCCCTGTAAGGGCTATGACTTGGTCACACAATGATATGTGGATGCTGACAGCAGACCATGGGGGATATGTGAAATACTGGCAGTCCAACATGAACAACGTCAAGATGTTCCAGGCACATAAGGAGGCGATTAGAGAGGCCAG TTTCTCACCCACGGATAATAAATTTGCTACATGCTCTGACGACGGCACTGTTAGAATCTGGGACTTTCTACGTTGCCATGAGGAGAGAATTCTTCGAG GTTTTATCGCGAAAAATCCCTGGTAA
- the WDR33 gene encoding pre-mRNA 3' end processing protein WDR33 isoform X5: protein MSKETCKSSRNKIAMATEIGSPPRFFHMPRFQHQAPRQLFYKRPDFAQQQAMQQLTFDGKRMRKAVNRKTIDYNPSVIKYLENRVWQRDQRDMRAIQPDAGYYNDLVPPIGMLNNPMNAVTTKFVRTSTNKVKCPVFVVRWTPEGRRLVTGASSGEFTLWNGLTFNFETILQAHDSPVRAMTWSHNDMWMLTADHGGYVKYWQSNMNNVKMFQAHKEAIREASFSPTDNKFATCSDDGTVRIWDFLRCHEERILREDVKGI from the exons ATGAGCAAGGAGACCTGCAAG tcttccagAAACAAGATAGCCATGGCCACAGAAATTGGCTCCCCGCCCCGATTTTTCCATATGCCGAGGTTCCAGCACCAGGCGCCTCGGCAGTTGTTCTACAAAAGACCTGATTTTGCACAGCAGCAAGCAATGCAACAGCTTACTTTTGATGGAAAACGAATGCGAAAAGCTGTGAACCGAAAGACTATAGACTACAATCCCtctgtaattaaatatttggag aatAGAGTATGGCAGAGAGACCAGCGAGATATGCGAGCAATCCAGCCTGATGCAGGATATTATAATGAT tTGGTCCCTCCCATAGGAATGCTGAACAACCCTATGAATGCTGTAACAACAAAATTTGTTCGGACATCTACTAATAAAGTAAAATGCCCAGTATTTGTTGTCAGG TGGACTCCTGAGGGGAGACGCTTGGTTACTGGTGCATCTAGTGGAGAGTTCACATTGTGGAATGGACTGACTTTCAATTTTGAAACAATATTACAG GCTCACGACAGCCCTGTAAGGGCTATGACTTGGTCACACAATGATATGTGGATGCTGACAGCAGACCATGGGGGATATGTGAAATACTGGCAGTCCAACATGAACAACGTCAAGATGTTCCAGGCACATAAGGAGGCGATTAGAGAGGCCAG TTTCTCACCCACGGATAATAAATTTGCTACATGCTCTGACGACGGCACTGTTAGAATCTGGGACTTTCTACGTTGCCATGAGGAGAGAATTCTTCGAG AAGACGTCAAAGGTATATAG
- the WDR33 gene encoding pre-mRNA 3' end processing protein WDR33 isoform X2: protein MSKETCKSSRNKIAMATEIGSPPRFFHMPRFQHQAPRQLFYKRPDFAQQQAMQQLTFDGKRMRKAVNRKTIDYNPSVIKYLENRVWQRDQRDMRAIQPDAGYYNDLVPPIGMLNNPMNAVTTKFVRTSTNKVKCPVFVVRWTPEGRRLVTGASSGEFTLWNGLTFNFETILQAHDSPVRAMTWSHNDMWMLTADHGGYVKYWQSNMNNVKMFQAHKEAIREASFSPTDNKFATCSDDGTVRIWDFLRCHEERILRGIENPANSRNAFMLMLCKEGKSLNF, encoded by the exons ATGAGCAAGGAGACCTGCAAG tcttccagAAACAAGATAGCCATGGCCACAGAAATTGGCTCCCCGCCCCGATTTTTCCATATGCCGAGGTTCCAGCACCAGGCGCCTCGGCAGTTGTTCTACAAAAGACCTGATTTTGCACAGCAGCAAGCAATGCAACAGCTTACTTTTGATGGAAAACGAATGCGAAAAGCTGTGAACCGAAAGACTATAGACTACAATCCCtctgtaattaaatatttggag aatAGAGTATGGCAGAGAGACCAGCGAGATATGCGAGCAATCCAGCCTGATGCAGGATATTATAATGAT tTGGTCCCTCCCATAGGAATGCTGAACAACCCTATGAATGCTGTAACAACAAAATTTGTTCGGACATCTACTAATAAAGTAAAATGCCCAGTATTTGTTGTCAGG TGGACTCCTGAGGGGAGACGCTTGGTTACTGGTGCATCTAGTGGAGAGTTCACATTGTGGAATGGACTGACTTTCAATTTTGAAACAATATTACAG GCTCACGACAGCCCTGTAAGGGCTATGACTTGGTCACACAATGATATGTGGATGCTGACAGCAGACCATGGGGGATATGTGAAATACTGGCAGTCCAACATGAACAACGTCAAGATGTTCCAGGCACATAAGGAGGCGATTAGAGAGGCCAG TTTCTCACCCACGGATAATAAATTTGCTACATGCTCTGACGACGGCACTGTTAGAATCTGGGACTTTCTACGTTGCCATGAGGAGAGAATTCTTCGAG GGATAGAAAACCCAGCAAATTCAAGAAATGCATTTATGCTGATGCTGTGTAAAGAAGGCAAGTCCTTGAATttttga
- the WDR33 gene encoding pre-mRNA 3' end processing protein WDR33 isoform X1 has protein sequence MSKETCKSSRNKIAMATEIGSPPRFFHMPRFQHQAPRQLFYKRPDFAQQQAMQQLTFDGKRMRKAVNRKTIDYNPSVIKYLENRVWQRDQRDMRAIQPDAGYYNDLVPPIGMLNNPMNAVTTKFVRTSTNKVKCPVFVVRWTPEGRRLVTGASSGEFTLWNGLTFNFETILQAHDSPVRAMTWSHNDMWMLTADHGGYVKYWQSNMNNVKMFQAHKEAIREASFSPTDNKFATCSDDGTVRIWDFLRCHEERILRGLYLTTHLNYVEEMGIACTHSCQDYNKLKFSYVLKMFGIKWKE, from the exons ATGAGCAAGGAGACCTGCAAG tcttccagAAACAAGATAGCCATGGCCACAGAAATTGGCTCCCCGCCCCGATTTTTCCATATGCCGAGGTTCCAGCACCAGGCGCCTCGGCAGTTGTTCTACAAAAGACCTGATTTTGCACAGCAGCAAGCAATGCAACAGCTTACTTTTGATGGAAAACGAATGCGAAAAGCTGTGAACCGAAAGACTATAGACTACAATCCCtctgtaattaaatatttggag aatAGAGTATGGCAGAGAGACCAGCGAGATATGCGAGCAATCCAGCCTGATGCAGGATATTATAATGAT tTGGTCCCTCCCATAGGAATGCTGAACAACCCTATGAATGCTGTAACAACAAAATTTGTTCGGACATCTACTAATAAAGTAAAATGCCCAGTATTTGTTGTCAGG TGGACTCCTGAGGGGAGACGCTTGGTTACTGGTGCATCTAGTGGAGAGTTCACATTGTGGAATGGACTGACTTTCAATTTTGAAACAATATTACAG GCTCACGACAGCCCTGTAAGGGCTATGACTTGGTCACACAATGATATGTGGATGCTGACAGCAGACCATGGGGGATATGTGAAATACTGGCAGTCCAACATGAACAACGTCAAGATGTTCCAGGCACATAAGGAGGCGATTAGAGAGGCCAG TTTCTCACCCACGGATAATAAATTTGCTACATGCTCTGACGACGGCACTGTTAGAATCTGGGACTTTCTACGTTGCCATGAGGAGAGAATTCTTCGAG GTTTGTACTTAACTACTCACCTAAATTATGTGGAGGAAATGGGGATTGCCTGCACACACAGTTGTCAAGATTACAATAAACTCAAATTCTCATACGTTCTTAAAATGTTCGGCATAAAGTGGAAGGAGTGA
- the WDR33 gene encoding pre-mRNA 3' end processing protein WDR33 isoform X3, protein MSKETCKSSRNKIAMATEIGSPPRFFHMPRFQHQAPRQLFYKRPDFAQQQAMQQLTFDGKRMRKAVNRKTIDYNPSVIKYLENRVWQRDQRDMRAIQPDAGYYNDLVPPIGMLNNPMNAVTTKFVRTSTNKVKCPVFVVRWTPEGRRLVTGASSGEFTLWNGLTFNFETILQAHDSPVRAMTWSHNDMWMLTADHGGYVKYWQSNMNNVKMFQAHKEAIREASFSPTDNKFATCSDDGTVRIWDFLRCHEERILRDIIASRPLKN, encoded by the exons ATGAGCAAGGAGACCTGCAAG tcttccagAAACAAGATAGCCATGGCCACAGAAATTGGCTCCCCGCCCCGATTTTTCCATATGCCGAGGTTCCAGCACCAGGCGCCTCGGCAGTTGTTCTACAAAAGACCTGATTTTGCACAGCAGCAAGCAATGCAACAGCTTACTTTTGATGGAAAACGAATGCGAAAAGCTGTGAACCGAAAGACTATAGACTACAATCCCtctgtaattaaatatttggag aatAGAGTATGGCAGAGAGACCAGCGAGATATGCGAGCAATCCAGCCTGATGCAGGATATTATAATGAT tTGGTCCCTCCCATAGGAATGCTGAACAACCCTATGAATGCTGTAACAACAAAATTTGTTCGGACATCTACTAATAAAGTAAAATGCCCAGTATTTGTTGTCAGG TGGACTCCTGAGGGGAGACGCTTGGTTACTGGTGCATCTAGTGGAGAGTTCACATTGTGGAATGGACTGACTTTCAATTTTGAAACAATATTACAG GCTCACGACAGCCCTGTAAGGGCTATGACTTGGTCACACAATGATATGTGGATGCTGACAGCAGACCATGGGGGATATGTGAAATACTGGCAGTCCAACATGAACAACGTCAAGATGTTCCAGGCACATAAGGAGGCGATTAGAGAGGCCAG TTTCTCACCCACGGATAATAAATTTGCTACATGCTCTGACGACGGCACTGTTAGAATCTGGGACTTTCTACGTTGCCATGAGGAGAGAATTCTTCGAG ACATAATTGCCAGCAGACCTTTAAAGAACTAA